The Paenibacillus sp. FSL R7-0204 genome includes a region encoding these proteins:
- a CDS encoding cache domain-containing sensor histidine kinase, whose amino-acid sequence MRITRWISSSLRAKLLALFIVLSTIPLIAVGLISYQKSYQSISSHSKASSMLQADMLGTNMDNLFKDTERLLELSNNPQVIHFLFSQSETYQEAKDILQTFTLYRDTYKYENVLNISLINLYGKGISERRGIFQSASNPLRNPHFQALSQNPELILRVPPPLITGYDRVDGFTYGDEGVISIMKAVKQRITHEVIGYIIVDLNDSFIKEFCDKVTIGTTGFFYLLDEQNNPLYVPPVRAGELAVIQDNLIPAGERGRSGSFVLQTGGPPRFIVHTSSLATGWTIIGIAPLQEIVAEANRIRQLIIISVGLSIIFAITLHYLLTRRLTRPIQLLQHKMRLTASGYLEAKVKPDGTDEIADLGQSFNIMVEQIKELLAQSIRKQQQLQKAELRTLQAQINPHFLYNTLDSIVWMAEAGNHDGVIRLVKALSAFFRLSLNNGRDWVQIRSELAHVQSYLIIQQMRYHDILEFKVEVAEELQEYPILNMTLQPLVENALYHGIKNKRGKGLIRIGGYTDGGTIMLTVSDNGIGIPDGRLAALRESVEQPIQSEEPEDTGQGGFGLQNVHQRLRLYFGPEYGIRLDSTEGYGTQITVRIPKNRGV is encoded by the coding sequence ATGCGGATTACACGCTGGATCTCCTCCAGTCTTAGAGCCAAACTGCTGGCTTTGTTCATAGTGCTGTCCACCATACCGCTGATTGCCGTCGGCCTCATTTCCTACCAGAAATCCTACCAATCCATTTCCAGTCACAGCAAGGCTTCAAGCATGCTTCAGGCCGATATGCTGGGAACGAATATGGACAACCTGTTCAAGGATACCGAGCGTCTGCTGGAGCTTAGCAATAATCCTCAGGTCATCCACTTTCTGTTCTCACAGTCGGAGACCTATCAGGAGGCCAAGGACATTCTGCAGACCTTCACCCTCTACCGGGACACCTACAAGTATGAGAATGTGCTCAACATCAGCCTGATTAATCTGTACGGCAAAGGCATCAGCGAGCGCCGGGGAATCTTCCAGTCGGCCAGCAACCCGCTGCGCAATCCGCATTTTCAGGCATTATCCCAGAATCCGGAGCTGATCCTCCGGGTGCCTCCACCGCTGATTACCGGCTATGACCGGGTAGACGGCTTCACCTACGGGGATGAGGGCGTGATCTCGATTATGAAGGCGGTCAAGCAGCGGATTACACATGAGGTCATTGGCTATATCATTGTGGATCTGAACGATTCCTTCATTAAAGAGTTCTGCGACAAGGTGACGATCGGCACTACCGGATTCTTCTACCTGCTGGACGAGCAGAACAATCCCCTCTATGTCCCTCCTGTGCGGGCGGGGGAGCTGGCCGTTATTCAGGACAACCTGATTCCTGCGGGGGAACGGGGCAGAAGCGGCAGCTTCGTGCTTCAGACGGGCGGACCGCCCCGGTTCATCGTCCATACCTCGTCGCTGGCGACAGGCTGGACGATTATCGGCATAGCCCCGCTGCAGGAGATTGTGGCCGAGGCGAACCGGATCAGGCAGCTGATTATTATCAGCGTGGGCTTAAGCATTATTTTTGCAATCACGCTCCATTATCTGCTGACCCGGCGGCTAACCCGGCCCATCCAGCTGCTCCAGCACAAGATGCGCCTGACCGCAAGTGGCTATCTGGAAGCCAAAGTCAAGCCGGACGGTACCGATGAGATCGCCGATCTCGGGCAGAGCTTCAACATCATGGTCGAGCAGATCAAAGAGCTGCTGGCCCAGAGCATCCGTAAACAGCAGCAGCTGCAAAAGGCGGAGCTGCGGACGCTTCAGGCGCAGATTAACCCTCATTTTCTATATAACACGCTGGATTCTATTGTCTGGATGGCAGAAGCGGGGAATCACGATGGCGTGATCAGGCTGGTGAAGGCGTTATCCGCGTTCTTCCGGCTTAGCCTCAACAACGGGCGCGACTGGGTACAGATCCGCTCCGAGCTTGCCCATGTGCAGAGCTATCTGATTATTCAGCAGATGCGCTACCACGACATCCTGGAGTTCAAGGTGGAGGTGGCGGAGGAGCTGCAGGAGTATCCGATTCTGAATATGACCCTGCAGCCGCTGGTTGAGAACGCCCTCTATCACGGAATTAAGAATAAGCGGGGCAAGGGACTGATCCGCATAGGCGGGTACACCGACGGCGGCACCATTATGCTTACGGTGTCGGACAATGGCATCGGCATTCCCGACGGGCGGCTTGCGGCGCTGCGGGAATCGGTTGAGCAACCCATCCAGTCGGAGGAACCCGAGGACACCGGCCAGGGCGGCTTCGGCCTGCAGAATGTGCATCAGCGGCTGCGGCTGTATTTTGGGCCCGAATATGGTATCCGTCTGGACAGCACGGAAGGCTATGGCACACAGATTACGGTTCGCATACCCAAGAACAGGGGGGTCTAG
- a CDS encoding sugar ABC transporter substrate-binding protein, with translation MSVNRLRGWSVVLLLLTAGFLLGGCLKAAGATDTPPIGAGDSPSSTSEEPPLTFGIIYPMVNATYEMITGKAEEVARKHNVELLVQAPDEANLEQQIRIMEMMIKRGVDGIAIAPVDSQAITAMINKAAAQGIPVVCFESDSPASRRAAYIGADNRATGTVMGQTVERLLSGKGMILVESGMSRMQSTRERLLGLEAYLTQHTDIDVLEIRHNDGSEERAAGQLEQMISDHPHFSALVNLDFVSSTSSVLVWKAKGLKRYNLALGLTPALQQALDNGQITRVISQNEQNWGEDIINTLLLQAKGLDTAKWINTDIAIIGE, from the coding sequence GTGAGTGTTAACAGGCTTCGGGGATGGTCCGTGGTTCTCCTGCTGCTGACGGCAGGCTTCCTGCTTGGCGGCTGTCTTAAGGCTGCCGGAGCAACGGATACTCCTCCGATAGGCGCGGGAGATTCCCCGTCAAGCACGAGTGAAGAACCTCCGCTGACCTTCGGCATTATCTACCCTATGGTGAATGCCACTTACGAGATGATCACCGGAAAAGCGGAAGAAGTAGCCCGGAAGCATAACGTGGAGCTGCTGGTGCAAGCTCCCGATGAAGCCAATCTGGAGCAGCAGATCCGCATCATGGAGATGATGATTAAGCGGGGGGTAGACGGCATTGCGATTGCACCGGTGGATTCGCAGGCAATCACCGCCATGATTAACAAAGCGGCCGCCCAAGGGATACCCGTGGTCTGCTTCGAATCGGATTCACCTGCCAGCCGGAGAGCAGCCTATATCGGGGCGGATAACCGGGCAACCGGCACAGTGATGGGACAGACGGTGGAACGTCTGCTAAGCGGCAAAGGAATGATTCTGGTGGAGTCCGGGATGTCCCGGATGCAGAGCACCCGGGAACGTCTGCTTGGACTTGAGGCTTACCTGACTCAGCATACAGACATCGATGTACTGGAGATCCGCCACAATGACGGCAGTGAGGAGCGGGCTGCCGGGCAGCTGGAGCAGATGATCTCAGACCATCCCCATTTCAGCGCGCTGGTCAATCTGGATTTTGTCTCCAGCACCAGCTCTGTCCTGGTCTGGAAGGCCAAGGGTCTGAAGCGTTATAACCTCGCCCTCGGCCTCACCCCTGCCTTGCAGCAGGCGCTGGATAACGGCCAGATTACCCGGGTGATCTCACAGAACGAGCAAAACTGGGGCGAGGATATCATCAACACGCTGCTTCTGCAGGCCAAAGGCTTAGACACAGCCAAATGGATCAACACGGATATTGCGATTATCGGGGAGTAG
- a CDS encoding response regulator transcription factor translates to MKKIMLVDDEILIRENIRECIDWEKEGFLYCGDAPDGELALPIIEAQLPDILITDIKMPFMNGLELTSVVRQKFPQIKIIILSGHDDFQYAQKALRLGVEDYCLKPFSAADLLQLLRSVSARIDEELRIRHKYAYTPENLFADLCGGLISTAAAYEAAAQLELQLTAPYYAAAIFTLQPQNMEQSPEPPPASPDAEALLAGLLKEAIDSFIYKRSRTEMVLIYKGSDPVQMNQTLDDLCAAAKHRLRESCGLELSVSRGKVCERLQGIHLSYLEAENDRMFKQMSRMHSTAMLEAYYDPSAHGVLLDRSRLVQFLKSGDHRQMSGFLLELSKELEQMNWNSGYACYLMNDITLELVQTAKNGFRAAAGHAGILQELQTQLKQISSSDDGLQYLKQLYERLWEWRSEGADKHRELIDRVKQYILEQYDKEQLSLNDISKVVRVSPSHLSKTFSQATGQTITEFLTATRMDRAKELLKSTGHKTFEIAYLVGYNDQHYFSNLFKKVTGMTPMEFRRQGNTGEQLQTFRRGAGNA, encoded by the coding sequence ATGAAGAAGATTATGCTGGTGGATGACGAGATCCTGATCCGCGAGAATATCCGGGAATGCATCGATTGGGAGAAGGAGGGCTTCCTCTATTGCGGTGACGCTCCCGATGGGGAGCTGGCGCTCCCTATCATTGAAGCGCAGCTGCCCGACATTCTGATTACCGATATCAAGATGCCGTTCATGAACGGCCTGGAGCTTACCTCTGTCGTCCGCCAGAAATTCCCGCAGATCAAAATCATCATTCTCAGCGGCCATGATGACTTCCAGTATGCCCAGAAGGCGCTGCGTCTGGGGGTGGAGGACTACTGCCTGAAGCCGTTCAGCGCAGCCGACCTGCTACAGCTCCTGCGTAGCGTCAGCGCCAGAATTGACGAGGAACTAAGAATCAGGCACAAATATGCCTACACCCCCGAGAATCTGTTCGCGGATCTGTGCGGAGGCCTGATCAGCACCGCTGCCGCCTACGAAGCGGCGGCACAGCTTGAGCTGCAGTTAACAGCTCCTTACTACGCCGCCGCTATATTTACTCTGCAACCGCAGAATATGGAGCAGTCTCCGGAGCCTCCCCCCGCTTCACCAGATGCAGAGGCGCTGTTAGCGGGTCTGCTGAAGGAGGCGATTGACAGCTTCATTTACAAACGCAGCCGCACAGAGATGGTCCTGATCTATAAAGGCAGTGATCCGGTCCAGATGAACCAGACTCTGGATGACCTGTGCGCGGCTGCGAAGCATCGTCTAAGGGAAAGCTGCGGGCTGGAGCTGTCCGTCAGCCGGGGCAAGGTCTGCGAACGTCTTCAGGGCATCCACCTCTCCTATCTGGAGGCCGAGAATGACCGGATGTTCAAGCAGATGTCCAGAATGCATTCCACCGCCATGCTTGAGGCGTATTATGACCCTAGCGCCCATGGGGTTCTGCTCGACAGAAGCCGGCTGGTCCAGTTCCTGAAGTCAGGCGACCACAGGCAGATGTCCGGCTTCCTGCTGGAGCTGTCCAAGGAGCTTGAGCAAATGAACTGGAACTCAGGATATGCCTGTTACCTGATGAACGATATCACCCTGGAGCTGGTCCAGACGGCGAAGAACGGATTCCGTGCAGCTGCGGGCCACGCCGGCATACTCCAAGAATTGCAGACACAGCTGAAGCAAATCTCCAGTAGTGACGATGGCCTTCAGTATCTCAAACAGTTATACGAGCGGCTATGGGAATGGCGTTCCGAAGGAGCAGACAAGCACCGTGAGCTGATTGACCGGGTGAAGCAATATATCCTTGAGCAATACGACAAGGAGCAGCTCTCCCTGAATGACATCTCCAAAGTGGTCAGGGTCAGTCCCAGCCATCTGAGCAAGACCTTCAGTCAGGCGACCGGGCAGACCATCACGGAATTCCTGACGGCTACACGTATGGACCGGGCCAAGGAGCTGCTGAAATCCACGGGGCACAAAACCTTTGAAATCGCTTATCTGGTCGGCTATAACGATCAGCATTATTTCTCCAACCTGTTCAAAAAAGTAACGGGGATGACGCCCATGGAATTCCGCAGGCAGGGAAATACCGGGGAGCAGCTGCAAACGTTCCGCAGAGGGGCGGGAAATGCGTGA
- a CDS encoding ABC transporter substrate-binding protein, which yields MKKLGKVGAVLALTLSMTLLGACSSNNGGNTAADAGKTDSAATKAPAANATKEAKDITLGFSQVGAESGWRSANTKSIQDSAKEAGYTLKFSDAQQKQENQIKALRSFIQQKVDVISFSPVVESGWDTVLKEAKAAGIPVVLTDRAVDSKDTSLYVTFLGSDFVEEGRKAGKWLTEQYKDASEDVNIVELQGTTGSAPANDRMAGFAETIKDNPHLKVIASQTGDFTRAKGKEVMQAFLKANKDIDVLYAHNDDMALGAIQAIEAAGLKPGQDIKIISVDAVKDGMQAASEGKINFIVECNPLLGPQLMQVVKDVVDGKPVEARIVTEETTFTSEQAKEALPSRQY from the coding sequence ATGAAGAAGCTTGGAAAAGTGGGGGCTGTGCTGGCCCTGACCCTGTCCATGACCCTGTTAGGGGCATGCAGCAGCAATAACGGCGGGAACACGGCGGCGGATGCGGGTAAGACAGACAGTGCAGCAACGAAGGCGCCGGCGGCAAATGCCACCAAAGAGGCCAAGGACATCACGCTCGGCTTCTCACAGGTTGGGGCGGAGAGCGGCTGGCGCAGCGCGAATACGAAGTCCATTCAGGATTCAGCCAAGGAAGCAGGCTACACGCTGAAATTCTCGGATGCCCAGCAGAAGCAGGAGAATCAGATTAAGGCACTGCGTTCTTTTATCCAGCAAAAGGTCGATGTCATCTCCTTCTCTCCGGTAGTAGAATCCGGCTGGGATACGGTGCTGAAGGAGGCTAAGGCTGCGGGCATCCCGGTTGTTCTGACAGACCGTGCGGTGGATTCCAAGGATACCTCACTGTATGTTACCTTCCTGGGCTCCGATTTCGTGGAAGAAGGCCGCAAGGCAGGGAAGTGGCTGACCGAGCAGTATAAGGATGCCTCAGAGGACGTTAATATTGTGGAGCTGCAGGGAACTACAGGCTCTGCTCCGGCCAATGACCGGATGGCAGGCTTCGCTGAGACCATTAAGGATAACCCGCACCTCAAGGTCATTGCTTCACAGACCGGCGACTTCACCCGCGCCAAGGGCAAGGAAGTCATGCAGGCCTTCCTGAAGGCCAATAAGGATATCGATGTGCTGTATGCCCATAACGACGATATGGCGCTGGGGGCGATTCAGGCGATTGAAGCAGCAGGCCTGAAGCCGGGCCAGGATATCAAGATCATCTCTGTCGATGCCGTGAAGGACGGCATGCAGGCAGCCAGTGAAGGTAAAATCAACTTCATCGTTGAGTGCAACCCGCTGCTTGGACCTCAGCTGATGCAGGTAGTTAAAGATGTGGTCGACGGCAAGCCGGTAGAGGCCCGGATCGTGACCGAGGAGACCACCTTCACTTCCGAGCAGGCCAAGGAAGCTTTGCCTAGCCGCCAGTATTAA